One Osmerus eperlanus chromosome 16, fOsmEpe2.1, whole genome shotgun sequence DNA segment encodes these proteins:
- the ltb4r2b gene encoding leukotriene B4 receptor 2b translates to MDDNSVLAFRHALSGNGNNTVEDIEDESGVSNDTTTVVGAFILSLVFLLGVPGNAFIIWSILARTHKRSVTTLIILNLACADGCLMLLTIFFVVYLARQNWDFGNTMCKGVFYLCNLNMFASIFLITLMSLHRLVAVVWPRKVHKLASRKIVLRVLAGVWFLVLFTSLPALVFREVREDTDDQNKTRLVCAPNHTLPQHVRFQYTFETVLGFLLPYGIIVTSYVCILRRLRQTKFRRQVRSEKLILAIVVMFGVFWLPYHIINMMQVVAQYFKEGSSTHKKLDHISSVSRPVTSSLAFISSCANPVLYTFAGKAYIKKDGLAFMARLFEGTSLETAVKKGRNKSRKNQIRVQNMESSISDDGNTANGSQVAER, encoded by the exons ATGGACGACAACTCTGTGCTTGCATTTCGCCATGCCTTGTCTGGTAATGGGAACAACACAGTGGAAGATATCGAGGATGAGAGCGGTGTGAGTAACGACACCACCACGGTGGTGGGCGCGTTCATCCTCAGCCTCGTGTTCCTCCTGGGCGTCCCGGGCAACGCCTTCATCATCTGGAGCATCCTGGCGCGTACCCACAAGCGCTCCGTCACCACCCTCATCATCCTCAACCTGGCCTGCGCTGATGGCTGCCTCATGTTGCTCACCATCTTTTTTGTCGTCTACCTGGCGAGGCAAAACTGGGACTTTGGCAACACCATGTGTAAGGGTGTGTTCTACTTGTGCAATCTGAATATGTTCGCCTCCATATTTCTCATTACCCTCATGAGCCTACATAGGCTGGTGGCGGTGGTGTGGCCGAGAAAGGTGCACAAACTGGCCAGCAGGAAGATAGTCCTGAGGGTACTGGCAGGGGTCTGGTTCTTGGTGCTCTTTACATCACTTCCTGCTCTGGTGTTCCGAGAAGTGAGGGAGGACACAGACGATCAGAACAAAACCAGGCTGGTGTGCGCGCCCAATCACACTCTGCCCCAGCAT GTAAGGTTCCAATACACCTTTGAGACTGTATTGGGATTTCTGCTTCCCTACGGAATCATAGTGACCAGCTACGTCTGCATCCTGAGACGGCTCAGACAGACCAAGTTCCGTCGGCAGGTCCGCAGCGAGAAACTCATCCTGGCCATAGTTGTGATGTTTGGCGTCTTCTGGCTGCCCTACCACATTATCAACATGATGCAG GTGGTGGCACAGTACTTCAAAGAAGGCTCCAGCACCCATAAGAA GCTCGACCACATCTCATCCGTTAGTCGTCCTGTGACCTCATCTCTGGCCTTCATTAGTAGCTGTGCCAATCCGGTTCTCTACACTTTCGCTGGAAAGGCCTACATCAAAAAAGATGGTCTGGCTTTCATGGCTCGTCTCTTTGAGGGAACATCCCTGGAGACTGCAGTGAAGAAAGGACGGAATAAGAGTAGGAAGAACCAAATAAGGGTTCAAAACATGGAGTCCAGTATCAGTGATGATGGGAACACTgcaaatgggagtcaggtggctgagcggtga
- the mettl17 gene encoding methyltransferase-like protein 17, mitochondrial translates to MASRTYVKCVNCQRANTLRIMYRGLCSAVAQPQSQADFLNGAPHRKHPGLNNLKTLSIPEELQRAAQAVINDSEVTGLVDRAHSLTNFLWSRKRAPEDAFLRERAMSLEKALWKKAHEKGTVMDGDVLETQIRKKVLSELRKTTYRWRQMSYDEELSVIYMTARLAGGYAALRRALNEIRRRDPSFSPFSLLDFGSGLGTAVWASHSYWGDTLKEMVCVDSSGPMNTLAERLLRGGSERAEPHIKQVYFRQFLPVSPKVQFDLVVSAFSLSELPCQIEREETLFTLWRKTSSYLVLVENGTKEGHQMLMDARNTLLKKQEKSSQDPRRPFVFAPCPHELTCPKLAQRLPTPCNFTQLYHPLQLPGVPDQQTEKFSYLILSRTDPADMQGRAEGVRWARLTAPVLRRPRHVHCQMCSPSGELQRLVVTSHRHGRDVYRCARNSDWGDQLPIIQSEVDTNEDVD, encoded by the exons ATGGCTTCTCGAACCTATGTTAAATGTGTTAACTGTCAAAGGGCAAACACCTTGAGGATAATGTACAGG GGATTGTGCAGTGCAGTGGCGCAGCCCCAGTCGCAGGCAGACTTCCTAAATGGTGCACCCCACAGGAAACACCCAGGTCTGAATAACCTGAAGACCCTGAGCATTCCCGAGGAACTTCAGAGGGCTGCACAGGCTGTCATTAATG ATTCCGAAGTGACTGGACTAGTAGACAGAGCACATAGTCTTACCAACTTCCtgtggagcaggaagagagcacCCGAGGATGCCTTCCTGAGGGAAAGAGCCATGAGCCTGGAGAAAGCTTTGTGGAAGAAGGCGCACGAGAAAGGAACAG TCATGGATGGCGATGTGCTGGAGACCCAAATTAGGAAGAAAGTGCTGTCAGAACTGAGGAAGACGACATATCGCTGGAGACAGATGAG TTATGATGAGGAGCTGAGTGTGATATACATGACTGCCAGGCTAGCAGGTGGCTATGCTGCCCTAAGAAGAGCTCTCAATGAA ATTAGGAGAAGagatccctccttctcccccttttctctgctGGACTTTGGTTCTGGCTTAGGAACAGCTGTCTG GGCCTCACATTCATACTGGGGAGACACTCTGAAGGAGATGGTATGTGTGGACAGCTCTGGACCAATGAACACCCTAGCAGAACGGCTTCTCCGAG GAGGCAGTGAACGAGCTGAACCTCACATCAAACAAGTCTATTTTCGTCAATTCCTACCCGTTTCTCCTAAG GTGCAGTTtgacctggtggtgagtgccTTCTCCTTGTCAGAGTTACCCTGCCAGATCGAGCGGGAAGAGACCCTCTTTACACTGTGGAGGAAGACCAGCTCTTATCTG GTGCTGGTAGAGAACGGGACTAAAGAGGGCCACCAGATGCTGATGGATGCTAGAAATACGCTTCTCAAG AAACAAGAAAAGTCATCCCAGGACCCCAGAAGACCATTTGTGTTTGCCCCT TGCCCACATGAATTGACCTGTCCCAAGCTGGCCCAGCGCCTGCCTACGCCCTGCAACTTCACCCAGCTCTACCACCCTCTCCAACTaccagga GTCCCAGATCAACAGACTGAGAAGTTCAGCTACCTGATTCTGTCAAGGACAGATCCGGCTGACAtgcaggggagagcagagggggtgcGCTGGGCCAGGCTGACGGCACCAGTCCTCCGCAGACCCAGACACGTCCACTGTCAGATGTGCTCCCCTAGTGGAGAGCTCCAACGACTGGTCGTGACTTCTCACAGACATGGCAG GGATGTGTATCGCTGTGCACGGAATAGTGATTGGGGAGATCAATTGCCAATCATTCAGTCAGAGGTGGACACAAACGAAGATGTAGACTGA
- the sdr39u1 gene encoding epimerase family protein SDR39U1 translates to MRILIGGGSGFVGRELSRLLRDKGHEVTVISRKAGPGTITWNDLEADGLPPCEGAVNLAGENLMNPLRWWNESYKKDLFASRIDTTKALAQAIAASPTPPHSWVLVTGVACYKPSQTAQYTEDSDWTPFDLLSRLVKEWEAAGRLPEDTAQKTKQVVIRPGAVLGRDGGAMKQMLTPFWLGLGGTLGSGRQPFPWIHVSDLAGIITHALEPSSDTPSPVPQVFNGVAPADNTNYEFTKELGRVLNRPTIFPVPGFVMNALMGHERAIVLTQGQKVAPERTLESGFQYQYPDLSSALKQIVGS, encoded by the exons ATGAGAATATTGATAG GAGGAGGGTCGGGTTTTGTAGGCAGAGAGCTGTCTCGTTTGCTCCGCGACAAAGGCCATGAAGTCACTGTGATATCGCGAAAAGCTGGTCCAGGAACGATTACATGG AATGATCTGGAAGCTGATGGCCTCCCACCATGTGAGGGTGCTGTGAACCTGGCTGGGGAGAATCTCATGAACCCTCTGCGATG GTGGAATGAAAGTTATAAAAAGGATTTGTTTGCCAGTCGTATTGACACCACAAAGGCTCTGGCTCAGGCCATCGCTGcttctcccactcctccccatTCATGGGTCCTCGTCACAGGTGTAG CTTGTTATAAACCCAGTCAGACAGCCCAGTACACAGAGGACAGTGACTGGACACCGTTTGACCTCCTGTCTCGACTGGTGAAGGAATGGGAGGCGGCGGGGCGGCTACCTGAAGACACAGCCCAGAAGACCAAGCAGGTGGTCATCAGGCCAG gaGCTGTACTAGGTCGTGACGGTGGCGCCATGAAGCAGATGCTGACTCCTTTCTGGTTGGGTCTCGGAGGCACCTTAGGCTCTGGCCGTCAACCCTTCCCCTGGATCCATGTCTCTGATCTAGCCGGTATCATCACCCACGCCCTGGAGCCCTCCTCTGACACTCCATCCCCTGTTCCACAAGTGTTCAATGGTGTCGCCCCTGCAGATAACACCAACTACGAGTTCACTAAAGAACTTGGTCGTGTTCTCAATCGACCCACCATCTTTCCTGTTCCCGGCTTCGTCATGAATGCCCTCATGGGCCACGAGAGAGCTATTGTTCTCACTCAAGGCCAGAAAGTGGCCCCCGAGCGGACTTTAGAGTCTGGTTTCCAGTATCAGTATCCTGACCTGAGTTCAGCCCTGAAGCAGATCGTTGGGAGctaa
- the nfatc4 gene encoding nuclear factor of activated T-cells, cytoplasmic 4, whose amino-acid sequence MGAAPGSGWEEGEFEFKLVFEEDPPRQLRGPSPMRNVDQEHIITGERTENTLLHLESSSNVDNHLVTTNAGQPIGIPASPSSASQRAGMHSPPPRRALAREFSGTYESLPARSVQVSESRVLECPSIQITTISPEDDCAPAGGNYWDTGGGWDRERLYLPLLDPFCYREAGCAGSLSPSPASSPSSRGWLSPASSCDSLLVEEEELNEATAHFGLSPSSRPTSPGGKKRRNSPLASPCTSRRSSYSEDHSVLEGGDSAPQSQAPPSSFELSIPQKTRKTSLEQMSPREVDQDSSSPAPGLPPCLPPEHLQQQQPQQLQQARREPPSLGMDYLSVPPSLGWGRTRASAHSPLFRSNALPPLDWPLPSQFDQYELRIEVQPRPHHRAHYETEGSRGAVKASPGGHPVVKLTGYTERQPLSLQVFVGTADDRSIRPHPFYQIHRVTGKMVGTASQESIQAGTKILDIPLNQETNMTALIDCAGILKLRNSDIELRKGETDVGRKNTRVRLVFRTHLPLAPPLAPPGRVLALQVASLPIECSQRSAQELPVVESVSITSCSVEGGEELLLSGTNFLPMSRVLFMERGTDGKLQWEEEAHVDRDNSNEGLLCVQVPAYSDLSVSRPVPVCLYVSNGKRKRSSTHCFKYLPIMFKEEDPLLSHPSVLPLEGVTLHLRGDPPPEDPGQGFHLPPYPSTYSPPYPGHGYNEEYNCPKPEAADDAGGSRGALSERHPSFESLELGFTELLPPLYPRAPQPPSPSPSPWLDSPYLSSSPSPSHSSSLSPFPAGSPISSSPLPPIVSSSSPYPQYPYTQEVCPSPPSHHSPYQDFYPPPYSHYEAWESQGGVQGAGGEREPPSGPKMHESPLEFASSSTMQHITLEEVNEFIGEDIRSFHSSSQMDSQPS is encoded by the exons ATGGGGGCCGCGCCGGGTTCGGGCTGGGAAGAGGGCGAATTCGAGTTCAAGTTGGTTTTTGAGGAGGACCCGCCGCGCCAACTCCGGGGGCCATCTCCAATGCGCAACGTGGACCAGGAGCACATCATCACGGGGGAGAGAACGGAGAACACCCTGTTGCACCTTGAGTCGAGCAGTAACGTTG ACAACCACCTGGTTACCACAAATGCAGGCCAGCCAATCGGCATCCCTGCCTCACCTTCATCAGCCAGTCAGAGGGCCGGGATGCATTCCCCACCTCCGAGGCGAGCCTTGGCGAGGGAGTTCAGTGGGACCTATGAGAGCCTTCCAGCCCGGTCTGTACAG GTGTCGGAGTCTCGTGTTTTGGAGTGCCCCAGCATCCAAATAACAACCATCTCCCCTGAGGATGACTGTGCTCCAGCAGGCGGAAACTACTGGGACACTGGAGGAGGCTGGGATCGTGAGcgcctctacctccccctcctggACCCCTTCTGCTACCGCGAGGCAGGATGTGCAGGCtcactcagccccagccccgcctCCAGCCCCTCTTCCCGAGGCTGGCTCAGCCCGGCGTCCAGCTGCGATTCgttgctggtggaggaggaggagctgaatgAAGCCACTGCACACTTTGGGCTTTCCCCTTCCTCTAGGCCCACCTCcccaggggggaaaaaaaggcgtaattcccccctggcctctccctgcACCTCACGCAGGAGCAGCTACTCCGAAGACCACAGcgtcctggaggggggagactCCGCCCCTCAGTCCCAAGCTCCGCCCAGTAGTTTTGAGCTGAGTATCCCGCAGAAGACCAGGAAGACATCTTTGGAGCAG ATGTCTCCCAGGGAGGTGGATCAGGActcctcatccccagccccaggcctccccccctgcctgccaccagagcacctccagcagcagcagccgcagcagctgcagcaggccAGGAGAGAGCCCCCATCCCTGGGCATGGACTACCTGTCCGTGCCCCCATCCCTTGGCTGGGGCAGGACCCGGGCCAGCGCGCACAGCCCCCTCTTCAG GTCCAATGCTCTGCCACCACTTGATTGGCCGCTGCCGTCTCAGTTCGACCAGTATGAGCTGCGCATAGAGGTGCAGCCACGCCCCCACCACCGAGCCCACTACGAGACGGAGGGCAGCCGAGGAGCCGTCAAGGCCTCGCCCGGGGGACATCCTGTGGTCAAG cTCACAGgctacacagagagacagcccCTCTCCTTGCAGGTGTTTGTCGGAACAGCAGATGATAGGTCCATCCGGCCACACCCCTTCTACCAGATACACAG GGTGACAGGGAAGATGGTGGGCACGGCCAGTCAGGAGAGCATTCAGGCGGGCACCAAGATACTGGATATCCCCCTCAACCAAGAGACCAACATGACTGCACT tatcgaCTGTGCCGGTATCCTGAAACTGAGGAACTCGGACATCGAGCTAcggaaaggagagacagacgtAGGGAGGAAGAACACGCGCGTGCGTCTAGTGTTCCGTAcccacctccccctggccccgcccctggcCCCGCCTGGGCGTGTACTGGCCCTGCAGGTGGCCTCCCTGCCCATCGAGTGCT CTCAGCGTTCAGCTCAGGAGCTGCCGGTGGTGGAGTCTGtcagcatcacttcctgttctgtggagggaggggaggagcttcTGCTGAGCGGCACCAACTTCCTGCCAATGTCCAGAGTGCTCTTCATGGAAAGAGGGACAG ATGGCAAGTtgcagtgggaggaggaggcgcaTGTTGACCGGGACAACAGTAATGAG GGTTTGCTGTGTGTGCAAGTTCCAGCGTACAGTGACCTTTCAGTGAGTCGACcagtccctgtgtgtctgtacgtcTCCAAtggcaagagaaagagaagcagcACCCATTGTTTCAAATACCTGCCCA TCATGTTTAAAGAGGAGGACCCCCTTCTGTCCCACCCTTCCGTCCTCCCCCTGGAGGGGGTGACGCTACATCTCAGGGGTGACCCGCCTCCAGAGGACCCAGGCCAGGGCTTCCACCTGCCCCCGTACCCTTCCACCTACTCCCCTCCGTACCCGGGCCACGGGTACAATGAGGAGTACAACTGCCCCAAGCCAGAGGCAGCGGACGATGCTGGGGGTTCCAGGGGGGCTCTGTCGGAGAGGCACCCTAGCTTTGAGAGCTTGGAGCTGGGCTTCACAGAGCTCCTGCCTCCCCTGTACCCCAGGGCCCCGCAGCCACCCTCCCCGTCCCCATCCCCATGGCTGGACTCCCCATACCTGTCctcgtccccctccccctcccactcctcctccctcagcccctTCCCTGCCGGCAGcccaatctcctcctcccccctgccccccattgtctcctcatcctccccttacCCCCAGTACCCCTACACCCAGGAGGTgtgcccctcacccccctcccaccacagcCCCTACCAGGACTTCTACCCCCCGCCATACAGCCACTATGAGGCCTGGGAGTCCCAGGGAGGGGTTcagggagctgggggggagagggagcctCCATCTGGGCCAAAGATGCATGAGAGCCCCCTGGAGTTTGCCAGCTCGTCCACCATGCAACACATCACGTTAGAGGAAG TGAACGAGTTCATCGGGGAGGACATCCGATCGTTCCATTCCAGCTCACAGATGGACAGCCAGCCTAGCTGA